In Aggregatibacter sp. 2125159857, one DNA window encodes the following:
- the thiP gene encoding thiamine/thiamine pyrophosphate ABC transporter permease ThiP — protein sequence MFWLSRSLFTRLFFSSPQFRPRHYVGGVSVILLISLLYGFAMRAVLAQGTEFQWQQFFADRYLHHVIAFSFGQALLSALLSLFFGVLLARAFYYVEFVGKAFLLKIMSLTFVLPVLVAIFGLIGIYGASGWIAQLLHFFDRTWTGSIYGLSGILIAHLFFNIPLATKLFLQSLESIPYEQHQLAAQLNIRGWRFVRLVEWYALRRQMLPTFSLIFMLCFTSFTVVLTLGGGPQYTTLETAIYQAILFEFDLPKAAVFALLQFVFCLLLFTFSSLFNNASQTTLSSPYRWLSPSKSAVKFFHVFLLGVFVCFMLSPLLNILFSALTSGKWLTAWHNPQLWKALTYSLTIAPASALLALLMAVALLLLSRRLQWLYYVKTAQFILNAGMVILAIPILVLAMGLFLLLRDVDFTNAHLFAIVVACNALSAMPFVLRILTEPFNNNMLYYERLCNSLGIVGWQRFRLIEWHALRTPINYALALAFALSLGDFTAIALFGNQEFTSLPHLLYQQLGSYRHQEAAVTAGILLLLCGAIFALIEHQKEQHDSLR from the coding sequence ATGTTTTGGTTGTCTCGTTCATTGTTTACCCGCTTATTTTTTTCTAGCCCGCAATTCCGCCCGCGTCATTATGTGGGCGGAGTTAGCGTTATTTTGCTTATTTCGTTGCTTTATGGCTTTGCCATGCGTGCCGTGTTGGCGCAGGGCACTGAATTTCAGTGGCAACAGTTCTTTGCCGATCGCTATTTGCATCATGTTATTGCTTTTAGCTTTGGGCAAGCGTTGCTTTCTGCGTTGTTATCCCTGTTCTTCGGCGTGCTACTCGCTCGCGCTTTTTATTATGTGGAATTTGTCGGCAAAGCCTTTTTGCTGAAAATCATGTCGCTGACTTTTGTGTTGCCGGTGTTGGTGGCGATTTTCGGCTTAATTGGCATTTATGGCGCCTCCGGTTGGATTGCACAACTCTTGCATTTTTTTGACCGCACTTGGACGGGCAGCATTTACGGCTTGTCGGGGATTTTAATTGCGCATCTTTTCTTTAACATCCCGCTGGCAACCAAACTGTTTTTACAAAGTTTGGAAAGCATTCCTTATGAACAGCATCAGCTGGCAGCTCAACTGAATATTCGTGGTTGGCGTTTTGTGCGATTGGTGGAATGGTATGCACTGCGTCGGCAGATGTTGCCGACTTTCAGCTTGATTTTCATGCTCTGTTTTACCAGTTTTACGGTGGTGCTTACCTTAGGTGGTGGGCCGCAATATACCACGCTAGAAACGGCGATTTATCAGGCGATTTTATTTGAATTTGATTTGCCGAAAGCAGCTGTGTTTGCCTTATTGCAGTTTGTGTTTTGTTTGTTGCTATTTACGTTTAGCAGTCTGTTCAATAACGCTTCACAAACCACGTTAAGCAGCCCATATCGTTGGCTGAGCCCATCGAAAAGTGCGGTCAAATTTTTCCATGTTTTTTTACTCGGCGTTTTTGTGTGTTTTATGTTGTCACCGTTGTTAAATATTTTGTTTAGCGCACTGACATCAGGCAAATGGCTGACAGCGTGGCACAATCCGCAACTGTGGAAAGCCTTAACCTACTCGTTAACTATTGCGCCTGCGTCCGCTTTGCTGGCATTGCTCATGGCGGTGGCATTGTTGTTATTATCACGCCGTTTGCAATGGCTCTATTATGTAAAAACAGCGCAATTTATTCTCAATGCCGGCATGGTGATCTTGGCAATTCCCATTTTGGTATTGGCGATGGGGTTATTTTTATTGTTGCGTGACGTGGATTTTACCAATGCCCATTTATTTGCCATTGTCGTTGCGTGTAACGCCTTGAGTGCCATGCCTTTCGTGCTGCGCATTTTGACTGAGCCATTCAACAACAATATGTTGTATTACGAACGCTTGTGTAATTCCCTTGGCATTGTTGGCTGGCAACGTTTTCGTCTGATTGAATGGCATGCACTTCGTACACCGATAAACTATGCGCTTGCCTTGGCATTTGCCCTTTCCTTAGGGGATTTCACGGCGATTGCGTTGTTCGGTAACCAAGAATTTACTTCGTTGCCGCATTTGTTATATCAACAATTAGGCAGTTATCGTCACCAAGAGGCCGCTGTCACTGCCGGTATTTTGCTGTTATTATGCGGCGCTATTTTCGCCTTAATTGAACATCAAAAGGAACAACATGATTCGCTTAGATAA
- the thiQ gene encoding thiamine ABC transporter ATP-binding protein, with protein MIRLDNVFLADDALPMRFDLQVAAGERIAIVGPSGAGKSTLLNLIAGFVLPTQGKIWLNGENHTCSAPYERPVSMLFQENNLFPHLSVQQNLALGLKTSLKLTALEQDQIERVADAVGLTSFLSRLPNSLSGGQKQRVALARCLLRDKPILLLDEPFSALDPELRLEMLNLIDELCHSKNLTLLLVTHQPSELSGKVDRMLRIENGRISQQEKCA; from the coding sequence ATGATTCGCTTAGATAACGTATTTTTAGCTGATGATGCACTGCCGATGAGGTTTGATTTGCAAGTGGCGGCAGGGGAGCGTATTGCCATTGTTGGGCCAAGCGGTGCGGGTAAAAGTACGTTGTTAAATTTAATTGCCGGTTTTGTGTTGCCGACACAAGGCAAGATTTGGTTAAACGGTGAAAACCATACCTGTAGTGCGCCGTATGAGCGGCCTGTGTCCATGTTGTTTCAAGAGAATAATTTATTTCCGCATTTAAGCGTGCAACAAAATTTGGCATTGGGGTTAAAAACAAGCTTAAAATTGACCGCACTTGAGCAAGATCAGATCGAACGGGTTGCTGATGCGGTAGGATTAACATCCTTTTTATCCCGTTTGCCGAACAGTTTGTCGGGCGGACAAAAACAACGGGTCGCATTAGCGCGTTGTTTATTGCGCGACAAACCGATTTTATTGTTGGACGAACCGTTTTCTGCGCTCGATCCGGAATTGAGACTGGAAATGCTCAATTTGATTGATGAACTTTGCCACAGTAAAAACCTAACATTGTTGCTTGTGACCCATCAACCGTCAGAGCTGTCGGGCAAAGTGGATCGTATGCTTCGTATTGAAAATGGTCGGATAAGCCAGCAAGAAAAATGCGCTTAA
- the bioB gene encoding biotin synthase BioB: MSTSTLQIYSITPHPTAEYWSVCKVEALFETPFLDLVYRAAQVHRKNFNPRAIQLSTLMSIKTGGCPEDCGYCPQSARYHTGVQNQELLNVEDIVAKAKIAKARGAGRFCMGAAWRGPKPKDIAKVTEIIKAVKSLGMETCGTFGLLQDGMAEELKDAGLDYYNHNLDTAPEHYSEVIGTRRFDDRISTLGKVRKAGLKVCCGGIVGMNETRKERAGLIASLANLDPQPESVPINQLVKIEGTPLADAEDLDWTEFVRTIAVARITMPNSYVRLSAGRQGMSEEMQAMCFMAGANSIFYGDKLLVTGNPEEDGDRLLMEKLDLEPETEENKRLR; the protein is encoded by the coding sequence ATGTCAACCAGTACCTTACAAATTTACTCCATCACACCGCATCCAACCGCAGAATATTGGTCGGTGTGCAAAGTAGAAGCCCTATTTGAAACCCCATTTTTAGATTTGGTTTATCGTGCGGCACAAGTTCATCGCAAAAATTTCAATCCACGTGCGATTCAGCTTTCTACCTTAATGTCGATTAAAACCGGCGGTTGTCCGGAGGATTGTGGTTATTGCCCGCAATCGGCGCGTTACCATACAGGCGTCCAAAATCAAGAATTATTAAACGTGGAAGACATAGTGGCGAAAGCCAAAATCGCGAAGGCGCGTGGGGCAGGTCGTTTTTGCATGGGCGCCGCATGGCGTGGACCAAAACCGAAAGACATCGCGAAAGTAACAGAAATTATCAAAGCGGTGAAATCTCTCGGTATGGAAACGTGTGGGACTTTTGGCTTATTGCAAGATGGCATGGCGGAAGAATTAAAAGACGCGGGCTTGGATTACTACAACCACAACTTAGACACTGCACCGGAACATTACAGCGAAGTGATTGGTACACGCCGTTTTGACGATCGTATCAGCACCTTAGGTAAAGTACGCAAAGCCGGCTTAAAAGTGTGTTGCGGCGGGATTGTGGGCATGAATGAAACCCGCAAAGAACGCGCAGGACTCATTGCCAGCTTGGCGAATTTGGATCCGCAACCGGAATCCGTGCCAATCAACCAATTAGTCAAAATTGAAGGTACACCGCTTGCCGATGCAGAAGATTTGGACTGGACAGAATTTGTACGCACCATTGCCGTAGCACGCATTACCATGCCAAACAGTTACGTCCGCCTATCTGCCGGCCGCCAAGGCATGAGTGAAGAAATGCAAGCAATGTGTTTCATGGCGGGGGCTAACTCCATTTTCTACGGCGACAAACTGCTTGTGACAGGTAACCCGGAAGAAGACGGCGACCGTTTATTGATGGAAAAACTCGATTTAGAGCCGGAGACGGAAGAGAACAAGCGTTTACGTTAA
- the typA gene encoding translational GTPase TypA codes for MTDQIDINKLRNIAIIAHVDHGKTTLVDKLLQQSGTLEASRSGDTDERVMDSNDIEKERGITILAKNTAINWNGYRINIVDTPGHADFGGEVERVLSMVDSVLLVVDAFDGPMPQTRFVTQKAFAHGLKPIVVINKVDRPGARPDWVVDQVFDLFDNLGATDEQLDFPIIYASALNGVAGLEYDELAADMTPLFEAIVKYVEPPKVELDAPFQMQISQLDYNNYVGVIGIGRIKRGTVKPNQSVTIIDSFGKTRTGKIGQVLGHLGLQRYEEDIASAGDIVAITGLGELNISDTICDINNVEALPALSVDEPTVTMFFCVNTSPFCGKEGKYVTSRQILERLNKELVHNVALRVEETPNPDEFRVSGRGELHLSVLIENMRREGYELAVSRPKVILKEVDGHKQEPFEQVTIDIEEQHQGAVMEALGIRKGEVKDMVPDGKGRTRLEYVIPSRGLIGFRNEFMTMTSGTGLLYSSFSHYDDVKPGEIGQRKNGVLISNATGKALAYALWGLQERGKLMIDHGAEVYEGQIIGIHSRSNDLTVNCLQGKKLTNMRASGKDDAIALTTPIKFSLEQAIEFIDDDELVEITPQSIRIRKKLLTEMDRKRANRTTTSTSTHQFV; via the coding sequence ATGACAGATCAAATAGACATTAACAAACTGCGTAATATCGCAATCATTGCCCACGTTGACCACGGCAAAACAACTTTAGTGGATAAATTATTACAACAATCCGGCACATTGGAAGCCTCCCGTAGCGGTGATACCGATGAGCGCGTCATGGACTCTAACGATATTGAAAAAGAACGCGGAATTACCATCTTGGCAAAAAATACCGCCATCAATTGGAACGGCTACCGTATTAATATTGTGGATACTCCGGGACACGCAGACTTCGGTGGTGAAGTTGAACGCGTACTCTCCATGGTGGATTCCGTATTATTGGTGGTGGATGCCTTTGATGGCCCTATGCCACAAACCCGTTTTGTGACGCAAAAAGCCTTTGCTCACGGCTTAAAACCGATCGTGGTCATCAACAAAGTTGACCGTCCGGGCGCACGCCCTGACTGGGTGGTGGATCAAGTGTTCGATTTATTCGACAATCTTGGCGCCACTGACGAACAGTTAGACTTCCCGATTATTTACGCCTCCGCCTTAAATGGCGTTGCCGGTTTGGAGTACGACGAGTTAGCTGCCGATATGACCCCTTTATTTGAAGCTATCGTCAAATACGTTGAACCACCAAAAGTGGAACTTGACGCACCGTTCCAAATGCAAATCTCCCAACTTGATTACAACAATTATGTGGGCGTTATCGGTATTGGTCGTATTAAACGTGGTACGGTGAAACCTAACCAAAGCGTGACCATCATCGACAGTTTCGGAAAAACCCGTACCGGTAAAATCGGTCAGGTATTGGGACACCTTGGATTACAACGCTACGAAGAAGACATTGCCAGCGCAGGCGACATCGTGGCGATTACCGGCCTTGGCGAGCTCAACATTTCCGATACCATTTGCGACATCAACAACGTAGAAGCCTTACCGGCATTAAGCGTTGATGAACCAACCGTCACCATGTTCTTCTGCGTTAACACCTCACCGTTCTGCGGTAAAGAAGGGAAATACGTGACATCTCGTCAGATTTTAGAGCGCTTAAACAAAGAGCTTGTGCATAACGTAGCATTGCGCGTAGAAGAAACCCCAAACCCGGATGAATTCCGTGTTTCCGGTCGTGGTGAATTGCATTTATCCGTGTTAATCGAAAATATGCGCCGCGAAGGCTACGAATTAGCCGTCTCCCGCCCGAAAGTTATCCTTAAAGAAGTGGATGGACACAAACAAGAACCGTTTGAACAAGTCACCATCGACATTGAAGAGCAACACCAAGGCGCGGTAATGGAAGCTCTTGGTATCCGCAAAGGTGAAGTAAAAGACATGGTGCCGGATGGTAAAGGACGTACGCGTTTAGAATATGTCATCCCAAGCCGTGGCTTAATCGGTTTCCGTAACGAATTCATGACCATGACTTCCGGTACCGGATTGCTTTACTCCAGTTTCAGTCATTACGATGATGTGAAACCGGGCGAAATCGGCCAACGTAAAAATGGTGTATTGATTTCCAATGCGACAGGTAAAGCCTTGGCTTACGCGTTATGGGGCTTGCAAGAGCGCGGCAAACTGATGATCGATCACGGCGCCGAAGTGTACGAAGGTCAAATCATCGGTATTCACAGCCGTTCTAACGACTTAACCGTGAACTGCTTACAAGGGAAAAAACTCACCAACATGCGTGCTTCCGGTAAGGATGATGCGATTGCGTTAACCACACCAATTAAATTCAGCCTTGAACAAGCCATTGAATTTATTGATGATGACGAATTGGTGGAAATTACCCCGCAATCTATCCGCATCCGTAAAAAATTATTAACGGAAATGGATCGTAAACGTGCTAACAGAACAACAACCAGCACGAGCACACATCAATTCGTTTAA
- the glnA gene encoding glutamate--ammonia ligase — protein MSNAIDNVFKLIEENDIKFVLLRFTDIQGKEHGVSLPVSLVDEDLFEDGKMFDGSSVEGWKAINKADMLLMPIAETAVVDPFAQIPTLSLRCSIFEPTTMQSYDRDPRSIALRAENYMRSTGVADQVFFGPEPEFFLFDDVRFDVSMNGNSYQVDDVEAAWNTNKRYENGNNAYRPLKKGGYCAVAPIDTAHDIRSEMCLLMEEMGLVIEAHHHEVATAGQNEIATKFNTLTLKADETQIYKYIVRNVAKEYGKTACFMPKPITGDNGSGMHCNMSLSKDGKNIFQGDKYAGLSETALYYIGGIIKHAKALNAFTNPSTNSYKRLVPGFEAPVLLAYSASNRSASIRIPAVTSPKAIRVEARFPDPLANPYLAFAALLMAGLDGVVNKIRPGDAMDKNLYDLPPEELKDIPAVASSLEEALNALEKDFEFLTQGNVFTKDFIHAFIGIKRKEVERLNMTPHPVEFEMYY, from the coding sequence ATGTCTAACGCGATTGACAATGTGTTTAAACTCATTGAAGAAAATGACATCAAATTTGTGTTACTTCGTTTTACCGATATTCAAGGCAAAGAACATGGTGTTTCTTTACCTGTGAGTTTGGTTGACGAGGATTTATTTGAAGACGGCAAAATGTTTGACGGTTCCTCTGTAGAGGGTTGGAAAGCGATCAATAAAGCCGATATGCTTTTAATGCCGATTGCAGAAACCGCCGTTGTCGATCCGTTTGCACAGATTCCAACTTTATCCCTCCGTTGTAGCATTTTTGAACCGACCACCATGCAAAGCTATGATCGTGATCCGCGTTCTATCGCACTTCGTGCAGAAAATTATATGCGTTCCACCGGTGTGGCGGATCAAGTGTTCTTCGGACCGGAACCGGAATTTTTCCTCTTTGATGATGTACGTTTCGATGTGTCGATGAACGGCAATTCTTATCAAGTGGATGATGTTGAAGCCGCGTGGAACACCAACAAGCGTTATGAAAACGGCAACAATGCCTATCGTCCGCTGAAAAAAGGCGGCTATTGCGCGGTGGCGCCGATTGATACGGCACATGATATTCGTTCCGAGATGTGTTTGTTAATGGAAGAAATGGGCTTGGTGATTGAAGCGCACCATCACGAAGTCGCCACTGCCGGTCAAAATGAAATTGCGACCAAGTTCAATACGTTAACGTTGAAAGCGGATGAAACCCAAATTTATAAATACATCGTGCGTAATGTGGCAAAGGAATATGGTAAAACCGCCTGTTTCATGCCAAAACCGATTACCGGTGATAACGGTTCGGGCATGCACTGTAATATGTCCTTGAGCAAAGACGGCAAAAATATTTTCCAAGGAGACAAATATGCAGGTCTTTCAGAGACCGCACTTTATTACATCGGCGGTATTATCAAACACGCAAAAGCGTTAAACGCCTTTACCAACCCAAGCACCAACTCTTATAAACGTTTGGTGCCGGGTTTTGAAGCACCGGTGTTATTGGCGTATTCCGCAAGTAACCGTTCGGCGTCCATTCGTATTCCTGCCGTAACCAGTCCGAAAGCTATTCGTGTGGAAGCTCGCTTCCCGGATCCGCTTGCCAATCCGTATTTAGCCTTTGCGGCGTTATTAATGGCTGGCTTAGATGGCGTGGTGAATAAAATTCGTCCGGGCGATGCCATGGACAAAAACCTCTATGATTTGCCACCGGAAGAATTAAAAGATATTCCTGCTGTCGCAAGTTCATTAGAAGAAGCATTAAACGCCTTAGAAAAGGATTTCGAATTCTTAACACAAGGCAATGTTTTCACAAAAGATTTCATTCACGCCTTCATTGGCATAAAACGCAAGGAAGTTGAACGTTTGAACATGACACCACATCCGGTCGAGTTCGAAATGTACTACTAA
- a CDS encoding DUF5358 domain-containing protein, whose protein sequence is MLKKYLILTMSFCLVGCGLFSSKEAPIPAEYAGAGYYLSDADAQRWAFDSKQVEQCIYPNLTRILQQHFPKEDAYIHSQYVLFYPLEKIIGEKYVKIIQSDEKSMNYAIYQYKKFKLDKVDDLDKAQCNVLRRNALDDLEVVKGQYKNGMLEEKKATEENKSSDGVATNQNKFFFDIIKWGSALLL, encoded by the coding sequence ATGTTAAAGAAATACCTTATTTTGACAATGTCATTCTGCTTGGTCGGTTGTGGCCTTTTTTCCTCAAAAGAGGCACCAATCCCAGCGGAATATGCCGGCGCAGGTTATTATTTGTCAGATGCGGATGCACAACGCTGGGCGTTTGACAGCAAACAGGTTGAGCAATGTATTTACCCGAACTTAACACGGATTTTACAACAACATTTTCCGAAAGAAGATGCGTATATTCATTCACAATATGTACTTTTCTATCCGCTTGAAAAAATTATCGGCGAGAAATATGTCAAAATTATTCAAAGTGATGAAAAATCTATGAATTACGCCATTTATCAATATAAAAAATTCAAATTAGATAAAGTGGATGACTTAGATAAAGCGCAATGTAACGTTTTACGCAGAAATGCGTTAGATGATTTGGAAGTGGTTAAAGGACAATATAAAAATGGGATGTTAGAAGAGAAAAAAGCAACCGAAGAAAATAAATCTTCCGATGGTGTTGCTACAAATCAAAATAAATTCTTTTTTGACATTATTAAATGGGGTTCAGCACTCCTGCTTTAA
- a CDS encoding iron ABC transporter permease, whose amino-acid sequence MNRNPPFWLTALIILISLPLILPFLYVIVRAIEVGWDRSIALLWRPHMWKLLRNTLLLMVCVTFSAIILGTVCAFLLERYRFWGKPFFQVAMTLPLCIPAFVSCFTWISLTFRVEGFWGTIGIMTLSSFPLAYLPVAATLKRLDRSLEEVSLSLGKSRRDTFWHAIFPQLKPAIGSSVLLIALHMLVEFGAVSILNYQTFTTAIFQEYEMAFNNNTAALLSAVLMAICALIVFGEIFFRGQQTLYNSGKGVSRPYPVKNLTVGKQGLVVIFFLTIFILSIGVPLTMLIYWMIVGTSLESAVDFSAFFEAFSNSLLVSGLGAGLTVLCALPLVWSAVRYRSRLTLWIDRLPYLLHAVPGLVIALSLVYFTINYAYSFYQTFFMVIVAYFMLYLPMAQTTLRSSLEQISDNVEKVGQSLGRSHFYIFRTLTIPAMLPGIAAAFALVFLNLMKELTATLLLTPNDIKTLSIAVWEYTSDAQYAAATPYAIMLVLFSGIPVFLLKKYGFK is encoded by the coding sequence GTGAACCGCAATCCCCCATTTTGGCTGACCGCCTTGATTATTCTCATCAGCTTGCCGCTGATTTTGCCTTTTCTATACGTCATTGTGAGAGCCATTGAGGTGGGTTGGGATCGCAGTATTGCACTACTTTGGCGACCGCATATGTGGAAGCTGTTGCGCAACACCCTGCTACTGATGGTTTGTGTCACTTTTAGCGCCATTATTCTCGGCACGGTTTGCGCCTTTTTATTGGAACGCTATCGTTTTTGGGGTAAGCCCTTTTTTCAAGTGGCAATGACGTTGCCTCTGTGTATTCCTGCCTTCGTCAGTTGTTTCACTTGGATTAGCCTGACTTTTCGCGTCGAAGGCTTTTGGGGCACGATCGGCATTATGACTTTAAGCTCCTTTCCACTTGCCTATTTGCCGGTTGCTGCCACCTTAAAACGACTGGATCGCTCATTAGAAGAAGTTAGCCTTTCTCTCGGCAAAAGTCGTCGAGACACCTTTTGGCACGCCATATTTCCGCAGTTAAAACCCGCCATCGGCAGCAGTGTTTTATTAATCGCGTTGCATATGTTGGTGGAATTCGGTGCCGTGTCGATTTTGAATTATCAAACCTTCACCACCGCCATTTTCCAAGAATATGAAATGGCCTTTAACAACAATACGGCGGCATTGTTGTCCGCTGTATTAATGGCAATTTGCGCCTTGATTGTATTCGGCGAAATTTTCTTTCGTGGGCAACAAACCCTGTACAACAGTGGCAAAGGCGTGAGCCGCCCTTATCCGGTAAAAAATTTAACAGTTGGCAAACAAGGCTTGGTGGTCATTTTTTTCCTGACTATTTTTATTCTGAGCATCGGTGTACCGCTCACCATGTTGATTTACTGGATGATCGTAGGAACCTCTCTTGAAAGTGCGGTAGATTTTTCCGCCTTTTTCGAAGCCTTCAGCAACTCTTTGTTAGTTTCCGGTTTGGGGGCTGGGCTCACCGTGCTTTGCGCTTTGCCACTCGTTTGGAGCGCCGTACGCTATCGTAGCCGCCTTACCCTGTGGATTGATCGCCTGCCGTATTTATTGCACGCCGTGCCGGGCTTGGTTATTGCGCTGTCGCTGGTGTATTTCACCATTAACTATGCGTATTCTTTCTACCAAACGTTCTTTATGGTAATTGTTGCCTATTTCATGTTGTATTTGCCGATGGCGCAAACCACGTTGCGTAGCTCTTTGGAACAAATTTCCGACAATGTCGAAAAAGTGGGACAAAGCCTTGGGCGTAGCCATTTTTATATTTTCCGCACGCTCACCATTCCCGCCATGTTGCCGGGCATTGCCGCTGCCTTTGCGTTAGTGTTTTTAAACCTGATGAAAGAACTCACTGCCACCTTATTACTCACCCCGAACGACATCAAAACCTTATCCATTGCCGTTTGGGAATACACCAGCGATGCCCAATATGCTGCTGCCACGCCTTATGCCATTATGCTCGTGTTGTTTTCCGGCATTCCGGTGTTTTTACTCAAAAAATATGGCTTTAAATAA
- the murQ gene encoding N-acetylmuramic acid 6-phosphate etherase — protein sequence MSEQNLLNSLEKMLSEQRNPNTLHIDALSPLEVVTLLNHEDKQVAFAVEKNLPQIAQAVEHIVAAFQAGGRLVYMGAGTSGRLGVLDASECPPTFGVSSSMVVGLIAGGEIALRNAVEGAEDNREAGEQDLRHIHFSRKDVLVGIAASGRTPYVIGGLQYAKQLGATTISLVSNPNAVMSDIADITITTAVGPEALTGSSRLKSGTAQKMVLNMLTTAAMIRLGKCYQNLMVDVQATNQKLKARAIRIVMQATECDQPTAEQTLFTTHGNAKLAIMMLLSGLDKDQAEAVLAQKKGRLQDALAG from the coding sequence ATGAGCGAACAGAATTTATTAAATAGTCTTGAAAAAATGTTAAGCGAACAACGCAACCCAAACACCTTGCATATTGATGCTTTGTCGCCGTTAGAGGTTGTTACGCTGTTAAATCATGAAGACAAACAAGTGGCTTTCGCCGTGGAGAAAAATCTGCCACAAATCGCACAGGCAGTAGAACACATCGTGGCGGCATTTCAGGCGGGCGGACGCTTGGTTTACATGGGTGCAGGCACCAGCGGCCGCCTTGGCGTACTGGATGCATCCGAATGCCCACCAACGTTTGGCGTGTCGTCAAGCATGGTGGTGGGATTAATTGCCGGTGGCGAAATTGCCTTACGCAACGCCGTGGAAGGGGCGGAGGATAATCGCGAAGCAGGCGAGCAGGATTTACGCCATATTCATTTCAGCCGCAAGGATGTACTGGTGGGTATCGCTGCCAGTGGTCGCACGCCTTATGTGATCGGCGGATTGCAGTATGCCAAACAGCTTGGCGCCACCACAATTTCTTTGGTTAGCAACCCGAACGCAGTCATGAGTGATATTGCCGACATTACCATTACCACTGCGGTCGGCCCCGAAGCCCTCACCGGTTCCAGCCGTTTGAAATCCGGCACAGCGCAAAAAATGGTGCTGAATATGCTCACCACTGCCGCCATGATTCGTCTCGGCAAGTGCTATCAAAACCTGATGGTGGATGTACAAGCCACCAATCAAAAACTCAAAGCACGCGCTATCCGAATTGTCATGCAAGCTACCGAGTGCGACCAACCCACGGCAGAACAAACCCTCTTCACGACCCATGGAAATGCTAAATTGGCGATTATGATGCTGTTGAGCGGATTAGATAAAGACCAAGCTGAAGCCGTTTTAGCACAGAAAAAAGGACGGTTACAGGACGCGTTGGCAGGGTAA